Part of the Woronichinia naegeliana WA131 genome, ATTGCACTTCCTAATAATAGTTCAGGTCAGCAAGCAGGTGTTATGGCTGGCTGGTTTGGCTATGGATGGAATGATTTTAGTTTTGCTACTCCAGTTTCAGGTTTTTTCCAAAACGTCTTTGGTAACAAGAAGTTTGCGGCTATTACTCAATTGGGATACCCAGGTTCTTTTGATTCGGGTAACATAATGCAGATTAATACTGCTTACGGTGCTTCTTACATCAACGGTAATCTACAAAATACTGTGTTAGGATCCGCGATGACAGGTGGATCCAGTGGTGGTCCTTGGCTCGTTAATTTTGGAATCAATGCTACAGGTGGTACCTACGGTTCTGCAACTAACCGTAACATTGTTGTTGGGGTTACAAGTTGGGGCTATACAGATCCTAATACCAAGGTCATGGGTGCCTCTCGATTTGGACAAAATGTGCAGTTTCCTAACAGTGCCTATGGTACCCGAGGAGCTGGAAACATAGGAGCCTTTGTCAATTTTGCCTGTGATGATCCTGCCGGTTGGAAACTCCAAAGTCTGGGACGTTGTAGTTAAAGGTTAGTGTTCTAGATTGGTGGAGAAGATAGGTCGCAATTCACAATGAATGGACTGACTACTTTCTGGAAGCAGGCTCCACCAGTTTAGAGCATTACCGAAACAACTTATCGATCTTAGGAACCAGAACTCCTGCCATTGAAGACAATGTAAGACCAAAAGAATCTACGAAGTGCTGGAGGCCGTTGAATTGAGAAGCTCTAGCTTGATCACTCAACTAATCGGTGTAAGGTCGTTCACCGCATGGTGACAAATTCCTCGGCAGAGGTGGGATGAATGCCCACTGTGGCATCGAAATCAGCTTTTTTGGCTCCCATTTTGACCGCGATCGCCATTCCTTGAATAATTTCTCCGGCATGATTTCCTACCATGTGGGCCCCTAAAACCCGATCGCTTTCTTGATGAACAATTAACTTCATCAGGGTTTTATCGTCTCCATTGGGCAGAACATAATACATGGGACGAAACTTAGTGCGATAGACCTTAATGGCTGCCTCTCCATACTTGGCGATCGCCTGGGCTTCTGTTAAACCGACTGTTCCGGCTTCTGGGGTAGTAAACACGGCAGAAGGAACGTTTTCGTGGCTCATTAAACGGGGTTTACCGCCAAATTCTGTATCGGCAAAGGCTCGGCCTTCATTAATGGCCACGGGTGTTAAGTTAATTCTGTTAGTACAATCTCCCACGGCATAAATATTAGCTTGGGAAGTACAACTAAAATCATCAACAGCGATCGCGCCATTCTGAACCGTTACGCCGGCCAAATCTAATCCCAGCCCTTCCAGTTTCGCTTTTCGGCCAGTGGCAGCTAAGGCCAAGGCATTGGCAATCACCAGTTCTTCTACTTGGCCATTATGATCCAGTTGCAATGTTAACTCTGATTCTGTCTTGGTAATCGCTACAGGTTGACGATGGGTCAGAATACGAATTCCCTGGCGTTCCATTGCGGTCTGAATTTCCTCACGAATATCATCATCAAAACCACGCAAAATTTTATCCCGACGAATAATTTGAGTCACTTGCACACCTAGATGGTGCATGACACAGGCGAACTCAACACCAATATAACCCGCACCAAAAATGACTAAATGTTGGGGTAATTCAGGCAAGTGAAAAAGATGATCCGAAACGAGTAAATGTTCCGAGCCTGGAATATTGGGTTTTACTGGCTGGCCACCCACCGCAATTAAAATCCGATCCGCCGTAATCCTTTGTCCAGCAATTTCTAGGGTATGGGGATCAAGAAAACGAGCAAAACCCGATAGTAATCTAACCTCAGAATTATCTAACATACGTTGATAAATCCCATTAAGGCGATCCACCTCTTTATTCACATCTGTAATTAAGGTTTTCCAGTCACAATGGCTTGAAATTTGACTCCAACCATAGCCAGGTGCTTCTTTAAACTGATCAGCGAAACGGGAAGCATAGACTAGTAGTTTTTTTGGCACACAACCTCGATTCACGCAGGTTCCCCCCAATCGATCAGCTTCGGCAATACCCACTTTGGCCCCATACTCTGCTGCTCGACGAGCCGTAGCTATTCCCCCTGAACCAGCCCCAATGACAAATAGGTCAAAATCAAAAGACATAATTAACTAGATAGATAAGGTGTATATAACTGCTTTTACTGGAACTTGTCTTCAATAATAGCTTTTTCTTCGGGAGTTAAGCCATAAAGTTGATAAACAATTTCATCGATTAGGCGATCGCAGTATCAGAATTTTTGTTAATTTTGTAAATTCTCAAGATCAGCTAAGTCCTGAAAACGACCAGAGGCCAATTTGTTTTTTTTGAGATTATCAAGATCGATAAAGTTGACTATAATATCGCTCAACAATACCTCTGTCCTTGAATTATAGCAGGTTTGAAAATCAACACCATCAGGCGTTGTAATTAAGTCAATACGGTTGGGAGGGTAGCCAAGTTGGATAACTTGATCTGGAGACTGAAAATCCTGGGAAGTTAAGCCTAAGCTACCAAATCCAAATTGAGTTAAGACTG contains:
- the gorA gene encoding glutathione-disulfide reductase, translating into MSFDFDLFVIGAGSGGIATARRAAEYGAKVGIAEADRLGGTCVNRGCVPKKLLVYASRFADQFKEAPGYGWSQISSHCDWKTLITDVNKEVDRLNGIYQRMLDNSEVRLLSGFARFLDPHTLEIAGQRITADRILIAVGGQPVKPNIPGSEHLLVSDHLFHLPELPQHLVIFGAGYIGVEFACVMHHLGVQVTQIIRRDKILRGFDDDIREEIQTAMERQGIRILTHRQPVAITKTESELTLQLDHNGQVEELVIANALALAATGRKAKLEGLGLDLAGVTVQNGAIAVDDFSCTSQANIYAVGDCTNRINLTPVAINEGRAFADTEFGGKPRLMSHENVPSAVFTTPEAGTVGLTEAQAIAKYGEAAIKVYRTKFRPMYYVLPNGDDKTLMKLIVHQESDRVLGAHMVGNHAGEIIQGMAIAVKMGAKKADFDATVGIHPTSAEEFVTMR